The following DNA comes from Meleagris gallopavo isolate NT-WF06-2002-E0010 breed Aviagen turkey brand Nicholas breeding stock chromosome 13, Turkey_5.1, whole genome shotgun sequence.
AGCAAAGTGTGAGTGGAGCTGAGGACCTTCTCCAGgctcacagagcagcaggcTTGTTGCTGCCTGCAGACTGATAGCTCTTTCAGGAAGGTTTCAGTCTGGAtaactttgcttttattcactgtaaaacagctttttaaCTGGGGTTGATCTGAACTGCTGGCACACAGGGCAGTCGGCAGCCACGAGTCCCTGTTTACATTGTGCATAAGGGACCCCTTGGTGTCTGGGACCCTGAGGCTGGGAGGAACGTGGTGGCTTTGTGTTAGGTTCAGTCTGGAACCGATGATAGCAAACCTTGGCTCAGGTGGGATCTGGGACTGCTGGGCCTTGGCCTCTGTGTGCAGATGGCACTtgtgcagtgccagcagagACGGGCATGGGGAGCTTCTGCCTTCGATGTGCTGCCAGCCTTGCTGTGGTGAACCAAGCAGGGACAAGTGTGGTCAGCGGTGCCTTCGGCTGTTCTGTGGCCCAGCAGGTCCCCAGGAGCCCAGCCCTCCCTCCACACCCAGCAggacagcctgctgctgctccttttgCTGCCTCTGCATGGCCAGCCCTCTGCAGGCAGGAGGCACGCTTCTCTTCACCCTCTAATTGAGAGCTGCAGTAACGACTTGTCTATAGGGTGAAGATTGAAAGCCGAGGTACAGGCTTCCTCCTGCCTGCTTCCACACCTCAGTGGGAACATTGAGCCCCGCTGCACTTAGAGCTGGGTGGAAAAGCCATCATGGTCCTGCTTGCTCCCCCAGTCTCCATGTCTTCAGTGCCCATCGTGGTGTGGCTGGGTCAGCCACGTGGCTTGTAATGTTCTGGGACAGAGGTGTCAGCAATGCTCTTACCTGTGTGGTGATGCTTCCACCTGTGTGCTGGGGCACACTGTGCCCGTGGACAGGACTGCTGTTTCATGTGCTGAATGGAACAGTTGGAGCAGATGACGTGGCTGGAAAAAGCCTTGGTGGCCACTTAGCATGTTAGCAGGCAAGCTGTGGGGTGTGGAGGGCCACTGCCATTGTGCAGGGAACAAAGCTGAGCTATTCACTAGCCTGTGACAGGCACTGGGGAGGGTAGAAATGCTGTGAGATTGAGTTCTGTGCTGCCTCACAGTCCTTGCCAGGAGCAGACAGATAGCATATGAAGATGCGGGCTGGTAGGGCTGTATCTCTGTGTGGGTTGCAGCCCTGGTTCCTCCTTACCGAGGTTGTGGGCTGATCTGTAGATGAGAATAAAAGCAGTCTCTAAACTGCTCCTCTCTCCCGTTTGAGAATGGAAGTGAGGTTCCCAGTCTAGGGGAAGTCCTGCATGGGATGTCTGCCCTCCTGGTGGCAGCAAAAGCCAGGCTGTCTTCCAGGGAATACAGAAGTCTCCAGATCTTGGATAAATCAGACCCACTGGGGTCTGGCATTTCATCTGCCCACCGCAAGGCCCTCTGACCCCAGCAGCACAATGCCTGAACTGAGTGAGCGGCAGGTCCCAGGCCTGTGCTGATGATGGGGGAtgaggggctgctgctgtgtggggCTGCTTGAGAGGCGTTTTCCCTTGCAGCTGCTGGCTTCTGAAGCAGCTCCTTGCTCTGTATGAGTAATGGAGCtggctgcacacacagcatgcAGCTGCAGCTTCAAAGTGCCTGTCCTCGGAGCAAGGCAAGTCCCTGTGTTCAGCAGTCCTTCGTTCTGGGACTGAGCACAGTGTATGTGGCAGACAGGCACTCTTCTTTAGTTTTGTAACTAAGCTGGTAGTGTGGTGGCATTTCATCCCACTTCTGTTGGACTGACGGGGCAGAGCTGTACCTGCAAGGCCTGTGTCTGCTCCACAAGAGCTGAGCCTTGTGAAACTGCTCCCAGCATTCCTACAGCAATAGAAATAACCTGCAGAGCCACACACTGAGGTGTGCAAATTCCTGCCAGCAGCTTCCCTGGGATCCCCCCAGGGAAGGCACACATCCCCAGCAGTGTGGCTGCTGGTGTGGCAGTGAGGCTGTGGctgagcagccagcacagctgaaaCCCTCCACATAAGGAGCTGTTTGTTCTGCTGAATTGTTAAGCCCCATTGACAATAGCAGCCCCCCCTTCACTCACACTTGAGGAACTGCGTTGGCCACACACTGATCCTTTCTCTTGTCTGGCCCTTTGGGCACCGAGTTGGGGTTATTCTTCCCTGAGTGCCTCTGACTGGTTGCTGCCTTTTGTTCCGCAGGCGTACGAGTGGGCCTTGGAAGGGATGCGACACCTCGCCTGCATCAGCATGGAGGAGTGCAGCTCCGCCGAGCACTGCGCCGGGGTCATCAAGTGCCTGGAGAGCTACAAGGAGCAGCACCCAGACATCAGCGATGCCCGCTTCCAGGAGATGAAGGAGCTGGCCTGCGAGCTGAAGAGCGACAAGGGACTCAAGCAGTGGAAATTCGCATGGTCCAAATGCCAGGAGACCAAGCTGGTTTTTGAAAAGAAGCTGGAAGCGGCTTTGAGAACCAGGAGGGCACTGCTGTTGGAGCAGCCACAGGTGGGCAGTGAGGCTGGCAGCGTGTCTCACCGCAGGCATTCGGAGGGGGCTGCCCCCGGTCCGCAGTGGGACAGAACTCCTGGCACGTCCCACGGCCGGCCCAGTCGCTCCACGGGCTGGACTAAAGAGAAAGCTCCCTTGCCCTCCCTGAGCTGCCCTGGTGATTTTGGTGCTGGGGAAGAATTTGCCTCCCAAGCTGCTCTCGTGGCCGGGCCTCACGTTGGCAGAGTTTCTTTTGGAAGCGGGGCCTGCAAGTCACCAAAACTGCCCGAGGAGAAGTCAAACCTGGAGAGCATCTTAGAAACGCTGGAGATGAAGCCATCCTGTGCCTCCACTCCCACTTCTGGGAAGCTGCCTCCCAAGAGGATGCTCCGTAAGGCCCAAAGCTTCGACCTGCCCTGCGGCGAGAGCCTGTGGTCGGGCTGCCAGAGGACACTGAGCGAGCCGGCCAGGTACGGCAACACCGGTGTCTTCATCAAGGGGCTGGAGGTGAGCAGCACGGAGCTGGTGGACAGGACATTTGCACTGCGGCAGCTGGAGGGACAGCGGGGCTGTGGCTCTGCAGAGGCCAGGAGCTGGGGCAGGTGAGTGACTGtaggggaaaagggaaaggtgGGCAGTTGTTCTCCCTTTGTGGCTTCTGTAGCATTGTTCCTCTAAAAGCAGGAAGAGAGCACTGCTGGTATCAAGTGATGAGGGCCCACAGAAGTGTGGCACTCAGGGTCATACAAAGCCCGTGCCaatgtgctgcagcagagcagaagcagcgTGCCATGCCCTCACACTCCTTTGGGGCTGTACCTGGACTGACAGGGAGGCCCTTCAAGCACTCTGTGGCagctacttcagaggtatggTAGTGTTTGTAGTTGCCCTTTAGGGCTGAAATCTCTGTTGCAGTGACCAACAGCTggcttttgttctgttctttcccttctctgtcTTTGAGGAACTTTTTTTNNNNNNNNNNNNNNNNNNNNNNNNNNNNNNNNNNNNNNNNNNNNNNNNNNNNNNNNNNNNNNNNNNNNNNNNNNNNNNNNNNNNNNNNNNNNNNNNNNNNGGCCGCCTGGATCCTGGTGGCCAGCCTGGCCAAGATCGGTGAGTGCCGCCGGGACGGGGGGCTCCGCGGGTGACGCGGCCCCGGGATGGGCAGCGGTGACAGCTGGGGGGTGGGCTGGCACCGGGCTGAGGGGCGGTCCCGTGTCACCCCGGAGGTGACAGCACGGCGTTCGGTGGCCCACGGAGGGTCACCATTCTTTGCCATGGGGGTGTGATGAGCGGTGACAGAGCAGAGCCCGGCTGGTGGCACCCAGGAGACATGTTGGTGGCCCCCCAGGGTGGGCACACAGGGGACAGCCCGCGGGGTGAGCTGCTGTCGGGTTGGGAGCGGTGCTGGGTGGTCATCGCTGGTGGGTCACGCCGGAGCCACGTGGCACAAAGCGGGCACCCAGGAGGTGTGACAGTGACCTTGAAGCGGGTGTCCTCCTCAAAGTGCTGCTGGGGGAGCGGGGATGCATTAACACCCAGGGCAGGGTGTTGCTGTCACTGTCAACCgccctcctcctgctccagcatcACCCAGCCCACGGCTGTGCACCTCGCGCTCCATCCTCCCTCGGCCTTCTCGCAGCTAAACCTCTGCAAGGAATAAATCATGAGCTGAGACATCGagctctctgcctgcagctgtgccacctCCAGCTGCCGAGTGCAGCGCAGAGACAGGAGCTCTGGCTCCATGCCTCGTTCTCAGGCAGCTCATCTATTTGGGTTTCCCTTGGTGCATTCCCTTTCCCGCCCCACGTTTGGTTGTGGGGTGGGGTGAGAGAAGCCACCGTGAGCCACCTCGGTGGGCACAGCTTGGTGGCAGTGATGTGACAGCAGTCAGCCATCCCACGGCCTGGGGACGCATCCTACCCCTGCTTCtagccctggcactgctgtgccCAGGGTGCCCAGGGGCACGGGGGAGGAGATGGGGACGGGGTCAGAGGGTCCCCAAGGGTGGGGTGGCCAtgctgggtgctgggtgctgggtgctgggcgCGGGCTGGTGCggaagagctgctgccagctctcagcCCTGTGACTGCAGGGGCGGAAGCGTCCTCAGCGCTGTGTGATGGGGAAGTGAAACTGTAGGCTCTTGTTCTTGGAAACCATCACGATGCCGGGGTGCCCCGAGCAAGCAGCAGGCAAATGCCTGGGGCGGAGAAAACCGGGCTGAGTGTTGGCTTCCTGCGCAGCGAGGCATCATCCAGGCTCTGCTGCCtttcctgctctgtttgctgtggggaagagggaaaggagaagtgATAAGCATTGCCCCACAGCCGTCCCTCACCACACaaagggctgcagggaggggacTGTGGGTCCCAACCTTCTCCCTTTGCATCCAACCCCGCTGCTCCCAGCACCAATTGGTTTTGGTGTCTCTGATCCTGCTGGGGCACaattagtgggcatggtgctgatgggtcagtggttggacttggtgatcttagctttcttttccaaccttaatgattccatgattgaCCCTGAGCCCCGTGGGGGGGGGAGCAGGGTTTGTCCTCAAGTCCTCCCGATGGCGCATCCCGTGCTGGGGATGTCTGGAGCGGGGATGATGCCTCTGAAGTTAATTCACATGTGGCTGAGTTACTGTTGCTGTGGGAACGTTAATGCTGAAATTCTTGCCTAGCGGGTGTAAAATTAGAGCTCTTGCCACCCgtccctgctgcagagcagctcgTGTGCTGGGATTTGCTGTGAGGGCGGCAATGTGCAGAGCAACAAAGCCAGCAGCGTTCCCATGCCCtggctgtgcttgcagggcttCTCCCATCGATGCTGTGAACTTCTTTGATCAGTGCAGCCATCCTTCTGGTGGGGTGGGTGGACAAGCAACAGGCTCCTCTCACCCAGAACATTCAGGACTGAAATGTGGGGTGGTGGCAGGGCCACCTCCTGATGTGATGGTCTGGAGGCTGTGATGTCCCTTTACTTGAGGATGAGGTGCCTGCTGGTTCCtggtaatggctttaagttgcaccaggagaggttcaggttggatgttaagAATAATTTATTCTCCCAAAGAGCAGTGATGTGGTGGCACAGCTCCCAGGGAGGTGAggaagtcaccatccctggaggtgtcccagagctgtgaggatgtggcactgagggatgtgggcagtgggcacggtggggttggggatctgagagctcttttccaaccttaatgatcctacAGTGCCTTCAGCTGATGGCCAAGTTGTGTCACAGCCCTGGGATGTCACCAGTGATGACTGCAAGACCTCCGTGGTGGGAGGCAGGAGAAATACAAAGGAATCTGTGGGTTGCCCTGCTGATTTTGCCAAGAGGCTGCAATGATTTGGGTTTACACGGGGACAAGGCTGCCACAGAGAGCATGTCCCCACTGCTGGCTGGCATGATGTGGCCTTGTGCCATCAGGCTGCTTGCCACAGGGCTAATATATGAATATGAGGGTGTGATCAGCTTGCTCCATTAAATACATCCTCTTTCATGGCTTGCTGGAATAAGCTGATTATTGCAAGCATCCCTTCATCTGCAGCTCTCGCATACTTTCTGTTTGCATGCAGGTAGGTCAGCCAGCACTCTGGCCGACGCGCTCGTGCTGCAGTGTTTGCATGCTGCTCCACCTGCATGCTCAGACAGCTGCAAACAAGGTCACCCATCACCAGGGCTGTGTGGGGTATATTGTGTTCCTGTGACCAGGATGCCTCACTTgaacagcagccagcactgcttgcagcgctaaaaaagcaaaatgcccAACTGCTTGGCTTATATGGCAGCGATCTGGGAGGTGGAGGACCTGAAATCCTGATCTGGGACAGGCTCAGAGCAGACAGACACGTGCAGTAGAAACATGGAAGCCAGTTCCTGAGCTTCTCTCAAGGTTTACACCATTGGTGAAAAGACCCTGGGCTGGGTAGAGCTGCAGTCCATCCATGGAGTTCCCGGGGAGGGAAGGAGCCCGATGTCCTCAGGCTGATGTCAGACCGCAGCACAGCCTTCCTCCTGGGGGGGTGATTGGCACAAGCACCTCATTTAGAGCTTTAGGGACTGGGCTTTGTGGTGGTAGCAGGGCAGCCAAGTGAGCCAACTAGCCGGGAGGTCTTCTGCTCACATGCGGTCGGCGGACCCAGGGTGCTCTGTCCCTGTGCCAAGCCGGCTGATGCTCACattcttccttcccttcagtGTTCCACCTGTCCAGAAAGGTGACATCCGTCGTGCCGGAGAGCTGCCTCCTCATCCTGCTGGGGCTGGGCCTGGGCGGCATCGTGTTGGCCGTGGCCAAGAAACCCAAATACCAGCTGGAGCCCAACAtgttcttcctcttcctcctgccccCCATCGTCCTGGACTCGGGCTACTTCATGCCCAGCCGCTTGTTCTTCGACAACATCGGCGCCATCCTCACCTACGCAGTTGTGGGCACGCTCTGGAACTCCTTCACCACCGGCACCGCGCTGTGGGGCCTGCACCAGGCAGGGCTGATGGGTGGGTGCTGGGGGAGCCCACATCACCAAAAGGGGCGGGAAGATGCAAAACACTCCCAAATTTAGAGCCCTGGCGTGGATCCCATAGCTTTCAGGAGCTGGGAATGATGTTCTGGCAGGACCAGCAAGTGTGGAGGACAGAGGGGACCTTCTCGGCATCGGGCTGACTCATGTCTTTGCTATTTTTGTCGCCGACCTTGGCTAGCTCTGCTGGCTCGCTGCCGTGTTCCCTGTCCTCGGCTGGAGCTGCTGGCCCTGCTTGGCCTGGGCCTTCTTCTGAGCTCCTCTGAGCCCGGAGGAACCTCTTGGTGCCTGGTCCAAGCTCTTCTCATGTGCCAAACCCCATGCCACCCCACCGTAGGGAGACCTCAGATGGACAGGCTTGTTTCACCTTCACGGGGAGAATGACTCGCCTCACCTCTATCCTTCTGTCCCAGCAGATCCAGGTGTGGAAGCTGGGCTGATGGATTTCCTGCTCTTCGGCAGCCTCATCTCGGCTGTGGACCCTGTGGCGGTGTTGGCAGTTTTTGAAGAGGTCCACGTAAACGAGACCCTCTTCATCATTGTGTTTGGCGAGTCCCTCCTGAATGATGCTGTCACAGTGGTGAGTTGGAGCCAGGGGGGCCCTGCAGTCCTAATGACAAtgagggtggtaaggcactgcAGCAGGTTGTCTGGAGAAACtttgggtgccccatccctggaggtgttcagcaTCAGGTTGACAAAGTTTGGGCAACTTTATGTAGTGAAAGAtagatgagaggtaatggccttaagttgcactaGGGAAGGTTCAGAgtggatgttaggaaaaatttgctctcagaaggagtggtgaggcattggaacaggctgccctgggaggtgggggagtccccatccctggaggtggtcaAAAACAGTGGAgatgggcagtgggcatggtgagggtGAGCTGGAGTTGGACTTTGTTATCTTAGtaatcttttccaacttgaatAACTCTATTGATTCTGTGTCCTGCCATGCTATGGGATTGGGCTGGATGACCCataagagtcccttccaacccaaatcagTCTGCGCTCCTATGAAAGTGAGCCCAATATGGGCCAGGCACTGGAATCCCCCAGAATGGGCAGAGGGTGCAGGTGACATCCCCAGACTGGGGGCAACCCCGTGCCATTGGGTCCTTCCACTGTGCTGGCCTCAGGGGAATGCTTGGGTCCATCCTGCCCACCTGTGCTAACCCTCCCATGATAGGGAGTTTCTCTGCCATTCCCAAAGGACTTTGCATTGCCTGCAGGTGCTGTACAAGGTCTTCAACTCTTTTGTGGAGCTTGGCCCAGCACACATCCATGCCACGGACTATGTGAAGGGGGTAGGTGAGTATGTGCCCCACCAGCTCTTCCTATAGCATAGAGAACAAGGGAGGAGCATGGGTGCTGTCGTGCTGTGGGCAATCACTAAGCCCATCTCAGCCATCACCACTGGATGCTTTGGTGGGGAGTCAGGTGGGAGCACGGGGCTTGGCAAGGGGTCTCACCAAAGATGCAACCCAACCtcttcccctcagcctccttctTTCTGGTGAGTCTGGGGGGCACGGCCGTGGGGCTGCTCTTCGCCTTCCTTCTGGCCCTCATCACACGGTTCACCAAACGTGTGCGCATCATCGAGCCGCTCTTCGTCTTCCTCCTGGCCTATGTTGCCTACCTGGCTGCCGAGATGGTCTCGCTCTCCGCCATCCTGGCGTGAGTACCGGGGAGCCCCAGGAAATCAGGGGTGCTCACCACAGGGTCATGCCAGCTCCTTCTGCCCCTCTGCAGAGTCACCTTCTGTGGGATCTGCTGCAAGAAGTACGTGGAAGccaacatctcccagaaatcCCGCACCACGGTCAAGTACACCATGAAGACGCTGGCCAGCAGCTCAGAGACCATCATCTTCATGTTTCTGGGCATGTCAGCTGTGGACACTTCCAAGTGGACATGGGACACCGCGCTGGTGCTGGGCACCCTGTTCTTTATCCTGCTCTTCAGAGCTGTGGGTCAGTCTGTCCTGCTGTCCCAGCTATTTTCTTGCCAAAAAGCAGCAGTCTCCAAGAGCGGCTCCTGACTTTGGCTTTGCCTCATCTATGGGGCTCCGGTGGCATCCCAGACTCTCGTCCTCGTTCTTCTCCAGGTGTTGTCCTCCAGACTTATGTCCTCAACCGCTTCCGCCTCATCCCCCTGGACAGGATTGACCAGGTGGTCATGTCATACGGTGGCCTCCGTGGAGCCGTCGCCTTCGCCCTGGTCATCCTGCTGGACAAGGCAAAGGTGAAAGCCAAGGACTACTTTGTGGCAACGACCATCGTGGTGGTGTTCTTCACTGTCATCGTGCAGGTGAGAATGGGCACTTTGCCCTTGGGGAGCAGCACCATGGGCAGATGCCAGCCTTGGGGTCTGGAGGAGCACGACCTGGTCATAGGTACCAGGTGTCAGATCCCCATAATGCCATCACACGGATCCAAAGCACAGTGGGAGCATTGTACGTGGCTGTCACTATCAATGCCCCTGGTCACTTTGTGCTCCTTTTGCTCTTAAGCCCTATCCACGCACCCTCTTGCCCTCCCAATCTTTCCCATGCCCTCTCCTGccactccagggcctcaccatCAAACCACTGGTGACGTGGCTGAAGGTGAAACGCAGCGACCACCACAAACCCACACTGAACGAGGAGCTACACGAGCATGTAGGTGTTCCCTGCAGCGCCAGGATGAGGTATGCTTAGCCTGAGTCACTCTCCACCACTCTCACCCTTTTCTCCTCACTCCAGGCCTTTGACCACATCCTGGCAGCAGTGGAGGACATCGTGGGACACCACGGCTACCACTACTGGCGGGACAAGTGAGTGTCTTGTCTGCTGGCATTCAGCTGGACGGGGTGGTATGGCAGGCATGGGGACATCCCAAGGTGGATAgtcctgctgtgggcaaggCAGCAGGACCAGGAAGGGGTATGTCTGTCCATCTGCATGGTACAATGCAAACCACTGCTCCAGAAGTGTCCTAACGAGAGGTTGGGCAGAGGTGACTTAGGGCACAAGGTGGCATTGTCcatgctggagctgctgcaggactgTGGTGGCCGTGATGTCATTGTGCCTCCCCAGATAGAGATGCACTGGATATTGAGGAAGGAACTGTTAAAATTTTGAGAGTGTTTGTCTGCAGAATCACAACAGGAAAAGTGTGCAGAGAGCCTGCTTCCTGGAGGGAAGCTCTGTCTGGGCAGCTCcaccagctccagccctgcatCCGTCACTGGGTCTCCAGTTTCCCCTTGGCTGGGGGACAACGTGGCAGCATGTCCTGTCCCCTCCTATTGTCCTGTGCCAGGGTGTTCCCAGGCACAGCCTTCTCTCTCCATGCTTTGGGCACTTTGGGCTTTGCATGGGAAAACGTCCAATGACCACtgtatccatccatccatcccctgTAGGACTTCAGCCACCCACATGTCCATCTTGCTACAGGTGGGAGCAGTTTGACAAAAAGTACCTGAGCCAGCTCCTGATGAGGAAATCTGCCTACAAGCTGCGGGATGAGATCTGGGATGTCTACTACAAGCTGAACATCCGTGATGCCATCAGCTTTGTGGACCAGGTAGGGGTGTGTGGTGGGAGCTGGGTCCCACTGGATGAGGTGGTGGGAACCCCTCCAGACCATCTCTGTCACTCCCCCAGGGTGGCCACGTGCTGTCAGCTGCCAAGCTGGCACTGCCCTCCATGCCCAGCCGCACATCCATGTCAGAGTCGTCGGTTACAAACCTGCTGTGAGTGCAAGCATCCCTCTACATCCcagcctctgggcagcactCCCTGGCTGCATCATTCCTGGGATGGGCTGGGCCCATTGGGATTGGGTGGATCCATTGGGATGGGTCGGATCCATTGGGTTGGGCACGATCCGTTGTATTGGTTGGGTCCATTGGGATGGATTGGATGTGCACCAGGATGTGCACGATCCATTGGGATGAGCCAGATCCATTGGGATGCTCCAATTCCCCAGGAGGGAGAGCGGGAGTGGTGCATGCCTGGACCTGCAGGTGATCGACACGGTGCGGAGCCGGCGGGACAAGGAGGATGCAGCCATGCACCACGTGCTGCGTGGGAGCCTCTACAAGCCCCGGCGGCGGGTGAGCGCTGCcgcctgcagcaggagcagggatggAGGGTGCTGCGCGGAGCTGGCTGCTCACCCTGTGTCTCTTTGCCTCTCCCTCGGCCAGTACAAGGCCAGCTACAGCCGTCACTTCATCTCTCCAGATAAACAAGAACGCCAAGATAAAGAAATCTTCCGGCAGAACATGAAGAGGCgcctggagactttcaagtcCACCAAGCACAATGTCTGCTCCTCCAAGACCAAAGCCAGGCTGAAggaaaagggcaggaagaaggCAAGCAATTCCCAAATTCCTGCTCCCCTACTAGATATGGGGTAGTGAGGTCCTGCGGGGTCCATGGTGTGCTGCAGGCCTTTGGCATCTGCAGAGCCTGGGGATGGGGTTGGGTCCCATTCAGATCCCTCTCCCTCTACAGAAAAACATCTCTCTGCCCAGCGATGCACCCAATGGGAGGACGCACAGAAACGTCCCCTGGCAGGAGGCGGGTAAGGAGGTGGCAGGATTGGTCCTCAGAACCTGCAAGGGGACTCACTGGGGGGGCATGGCAGCAGCATGCTGTCCATGCTTGGTGGCACTGGGGTTATGCTGGCACCAGATCGTTCTCCCATGGGTGCAGGGGGGCAGCTCTTAGGGTAACCATCCTCCATACACCCCctgtgtggctgcagctcctgtgctggTGACGGTCAGCTCTGATGAGGAGGAGAGCGATAGctcagagacagagagagaggatGATGAAGGGATTGTGTTCATCGCTCGTGCCACCGATGAGGTCCTGCAGGGAAAGGCAACCCCAGGTAGGCATGTTAGTCCTTCCACTGCCTATGGAGCAAGGTTGGCTTGGGCTGGGCAAGAACAAAGTGAATGGAGCGCGAATGGgagagctgctcttctctgtggCCATGGAGGCACAGCAGAGCCTCCAAAATGGGCCAGATCAGAAGGATCTCCATCGGTAGTGGGGTCTGAAAGAGCAGGAGCCACGCATTATTCCCCtctgtccttccttccttctgcaccCCCAGGCAGCTTGGATGTCTGTCCCAGCCCCTGCATCATCCCACCATCACCCACCTTGGCAGAGAAGGAGCTGCCATGGAAAGGAGACCAGGCTGACCTGGCTGTTTACGTCTCCTCGGAGACCACCAAAATCGTGCCGGTGGATATGCAGAAAGCATGGAACCAAAGCATCTCCTCCCTGGAGAGCATCGCCTCTCCTCCAGGCATCGAGacaggagcacagcacaggagGTTCACCCGCCCCATGCTGGAGAAGCAGCCACAGTCAGCAAGCCAGGCGACGCCGGAGCAGGTCTCACGTTTCCAGTTCCCCAGCCATATATCCAAGAGCAGCAGGTCGAAGAGCGACAGCAGCCCCGAGGGtgtggagcagcaggagctgcagcccctgatgggcacagaggagcagggcagggggcTGCCCCCCGCTGAGCACCGGCGGCTTGCATTCAGCAGAGCCAGCCACATCTGAAACACAGCGTGTGGGGCAgactgccacccaccagctgcTCCATCGTTGTGCTTCGTGAAGCTTCTGCGTGTCTCCTCCAACTCCAGGAGCAGCCGGAGAGCTTTGGGGCTTTGCTCATGCTGGTGCAAGGCTGGTAGATCGATAGACGTGATGCTGCGAGAGCAGGCACCAGTCCCATCCAACCAGGGGGCACAGACCCCACATCTGGCTCTCTTGTTCTTTGGTCTTTGTCTCCTGTATCACAGCACTGGGAGGCCAGAGGTGTTCCTCCCAGAGGTGGTCTTGATGCCACTGTGGCTGTGCCAGCATGAGGTTTGGGGTTCTGGCTGATGGGCTCCTCCAGCTGACCCTCCAGCCtctgcaggaggctgctgaACAACAGCCATCCCCACCCAGCCTCTGGCTTCCAGGACCTGGGTTGCTCAGAGCGCGCTGGGAGAGCAGAGATCGGCCCCTTTCCATGGCAGCTTCGTCCCCTGGGTTCTGGAGGCACTGCAGAAGCAAAGCCATGACCTTCTCAGGACTGAGGTTTGGCTCCACCAGG
Coding sequences within:
- the SLC9A5 gene encoding sodium/hydrogen exchanger 5 gives rise to the protein AAWILVASLAKIVFHLSRKVTSVVPESCLLILLGLGLGGIVLAVAKKPKYQLEPNMFFLFLLPPIVLDSGYFMPSRLFFDNIGAILTYAVVGTLWNSFTTGTALWGLHQAGLMDPGVEAGLMDFLLFGSLISAVDPVAVLAVFEEVHVNETLFIIVFGESLLNDAVTVVLYKVFNSFVELGPAHIHATDYVKGVASFFLVSLGGTAVGLLFAFLLALITRFTKRVRIIEPLFVFLLAYVAYLAAEMVSLSAILAVTFCGICCKKYVEANISQKSRTTVKYTMKTLASSSETIIFMFLGMSAVDTSKWTWDTALVLGTLFFILLFRAVGVVLQTYVLNRFRLIPLDRIDQVVMSYGGLRGAVAFALVILLDKAKVKAKDYFVATTIVVVFFTVIVQGLTIKPLVTWLKVKRSDHHKPTLNEELHEHAFDHILAAVEDIVGHHGYHYWRDKWEQFDKKYLSQLLMRKSAYKLRDEIWDVYYKLNIRDAISFVDQGGHVLSAAKLALPSMPSRTSMSESSVTNLLRESGSGACLDLQVIDTVRSRRDKEDAAMHHVLRGSLYKPRRRYKASYSRHFISPDKQERQDKEIFRQNMKRRLETFKSTKHNVCSSKTKARLKEKGRKKKNISLPSDAPNGRTHRNVPWQEAAPVLVTVSSDEEESDSSETEREDDEGIVFIARATDEVLQGKATPGSLDVCPSPCIIPPSPTLAEKELPWKGDQADLAVYVSSETTKIVPVDMQKAWNQSISSLESIASPPGIETGAQHRRFTRPMLEKQPQSASQATPEQVSRFQFPSHISKSSRSKSDSSPEGVEQQELQPLMGTEEQGRGLPPAEHRRLAFSRASHI